A genomic stretch from Candidatus Neomarinimicrobiota bacterium includes:
- the pdxT gene encoding pyridoxal 5'-phosphate synthase glutaminase subunit PdxT: protein MVTTIGVLSLQGDFALHMEILVNLGQMAKSVRYPNELEDLRGLIIPGGESTTISKQLDRSGLREAVIEFARERPVLGTCAGLILMARDPSDTRVIGLNLIDMVVSRNSWGRQVHSFTTSLQVQVNGRMDMIPAIFIRAPRIEEVGPNVEILARIDDEPVLVRQGCHLGATFHPELTRNTRIHELFLQSVAV, encoded by the coding sequence TTGGTAACCACCATCGGCGTTTTGTCCCTGCAGGGCGATTTCGCCCTACACATGGAGATACTAGTTAACTTAGGACAAATGGCAAAGTCTGTCCGTTACCCCAATGAGCTGGAAGACTTGAGGGGTCTAATTATTCCCGGTGGTGAATCCACCACTATTAGCAAGCAGCTGGATCGCAGTGGGCTCCGGGAGGCGGTGATCGAGTTTGCCCGGGAGCGGCCGGTGTTGGGCACCTGCGCCGGGCTGATCCTTATGGCTCGAGACCCTTCCGACACTCGCGTAATCGGTCTGAACCTTATTGATATGGTAGTGTCTCGCAATAGTTGGGGGCGGCAGGTCCATTCCTTCACCACCAGCCTGCAGGTGCAGGTCAATGGGCGGATGGACATGATTCCCGCGATCTTTATCCGGGCCCCACGAATAGAAGAAGTTGGTCCAAATGTGGAGATCCTGGCACGAATCGATGATGAGCCGGTCCTCGTCCGGCAGGGCTGCCACCTGGGTGCGACTTTCCATCCGGAGCTCACCCGGAACACACGCATCCATGAATTATTTTTGCAATCTGTGGCGGTATGA
- the pdxS gene encoding pyridoxal 5'-phosphate synthase lyase subunit PdxS — protein sequence MEKGSFEVKVGLAEMLKGGVIMDVTTPEQAKIAEDAGAVAVMALERIPADIREDGGIARMSSPEVIQAIQKAVSIPVMAKCRIGHFAEAQILEALEVDFIDESEVLTPADEENHIYKHDFKVPFVCGARDLGEALRRIGEGAALIRTKGEAGSGNIVEAVRHMRAIQSAIRRLTVLEPSQLMAESKALGAPYSLVEQVAKIGKLPVPNFSAGGIATPADAALMMQLGAEAVFVGSGIFKSEDPAPRAQAIVEATTYFNDPEKLRQISAGLKGAMRGLDMSEIPPEERLQERGW from the coding sequence ATGGAAAAGGGATCATTCGAAGTTAAAGTCGGCCTTGCGGAGATGCTAAAGGGCGGGGTGATTATGGACGTCACCACTCCCGAACAGGCCAAGATTGCTGAGGACGCTGGCGCCGTGGCGGTAATGGCCTTGGAGCGTATTCCCGCCGATATCCGCGAGGATGGGGGCATTGCCCGCATGTCCAGTCCCGAGGTTATCCAAGCCATTCAGAAGGCGGTGTCCATTCCGGTGATGGCCAAGTGCCGCATCGGGCATTTTGCGGAGGCTCAGATTCTGGAGGCGCTGGAAGTGGACTTCATCGACGAGAGTGAAGTCCTGACCCCGGCTGATGAGGAAAATCACATCTACAAGCACGATTTCAAGGTGCCGTTTGTCTGCGGTGCTCGGGATCTGGGGGAAGCCCTCCGGCGCATCGGTGAGGGTGCCGCATTAATTCGCACCAAGGGTGAGGCGGGCTCAGGCAACATTGTAGAAGCGGTGCGGCATATGCGCGCCATTCAGTCAGCCATCCGCCGCCTCACCGTGTTGGAGCCGAGCCAGCTCATGGCCGAATCTAAAGCGTTGGGTGCCCCGTATAGCTTGGTGGAACAGGTGGCCAAAATCGGCAAGCTGCCGGTGCCCAACTTCAGCGCCGGTGGAATTGCCACCCCAGCCGATGCAGCCCTCATGATGCAGCTGGGGGCCGAGGCGGTGTTTGTGGGTTCGGGCATCTTCAAGTCGGAAGATCCCGCCCCCCGGGCTCAGGCTATTGTGGAAGCTACCACATATTTCAATGATCCAGAGAAACTCAGGCAGATCTCCGCTGGTCTGAAAGGTGCCATGCGGGGATTGGATATGTCTGAAATCCCCCCGGAAGAGCGATTGCAGGAGCGCGGTTGGTAA
- the ispH gene encoding 4-hydroxy-3-methylbut-2-enyl diphosphate reductase, with translation MEIVIAKDAGYCFGVRDAVNMAYEAARTYGSVYMLGDVVHNEQVVRDLAEAGGKVVSSLDDVPDGASVLFRAHGTPVAVWEQAEARGIRVIDATCPLVREIHNEVQKISADGRQVIIIGDHGHDEVIGIASQIPNPIIVATPEEAQTLRKMKRAAVVCQSTQMIENVQEIINILMTKVFDLRFVNTICFPTKRNHEQIKHLAAESDVMIIIGSFTSANSKRLTQLSLDRNPRSYQVTCGADVKAEWFEGAQKVGVSAGASTPDYLIEEVKSKIEAITTALHAGVA, from the coding sequence GCGTATGAGGCTGCCCGGACCTATGGCTCGGTGTATATGCTGGGTGATGTCGTTCATAACGAGCAGGTGGTTCGTGATCTGGCTGAGGCCGGAGGGAAGGTGGTGAGTTCGCTGGATGATGTCCCTGATGGTGCCTCAGTGCTATTTCGTGCCCATGGTACACCGGTAGCGGTATGGGAACAGGCCGAGGCTAGGGGCATCAGGGTCATTGATGCCACTTGTCCGTTGGTGCGAGAAATCCATAATGAAGTGCAGAAAATTTCCGCCGATGGCCGGCAGGTCATCATCATCGGGGACCATGGACATGATGAGGTGATTGGGATCGCGAGCCAGATTCCTAATCCTATCATCGTGGCGACTCCCGAAGAAGCCCAGACACTCAGGAAAATGAAGCGGGCCGCGGTGGTCTGTCAGTCTACCCAGATGATCGAGAATGTTCAGGAAATTATCAACATTCTCATGACCAAGGTTTTTGACCTGCGCTTTGTGAATACCATCTGCTTCCCTACCAAGCGCAACCATGAGCAGATCAAGCATCTGGCGGCTGAATCGGATGTGATGATTATCATTGGCTCCTTTACCTCAGCCAATTCTAAGCGTTTGACGCAGTTGTCCCTGGATCGGAACCCCCGGTCCTATCAGGTGACCTGCGGGGCTGATGTCAAGGCGGAGTGGTTCGAGGGGGCTCAAAAAGTGGGTGTTTCCGCTGGCGCCTCCACGCCCGACTACCTTATTGAAGAGGTGAAATCAAAGATTGAGGCCATCACGACAGCCCTGCATGCCGGCGTAGCCTGA